The following coding sequences lie in one Heliangelus exortis chromosome 8, bHelExo1.hap1, whole genome shotgun sequence genomic window:
- the RNASEL gene encoding 2-5A-dependent ribonuclease, translating to MKPPAQSPQEASAASTEAAEDLALELHTALRNRNWENVLELLEKGAEVNSRGEAGWTPLQSSVKSGNRELVQLLLDRGACPHARKDNGGTAFIEAAMVGEVDVMELLLGYGVEVNEHDDNGFTAFMEAAWYGKEEALEFLYRKGADVNLRRAVSEEKEKLHKGGATALMDACKKGHFSVVKTLVEEMGADINLRDNRDRNALIHALKEDPDKEKESAISISHFLLEHGVDVKSKDEWGQTALILAVGWQSLDLVEALLEKDEINIDDADEKGNTALMVAVEKNHYRIAKLLCERGARTDIGNLIEVADRKRAPGMVRLLCQHEARFVPQTLVSWEPKSERWRQQLKELYRMYRPMVGKLKIFQYIKQRIQNTSQGAIYLGLHDGTEVAVRVSCSTDCEGDKIFFEKCRGSEHLLELFQSEKDRGCMYLCFPLWERNLEEHLQEQGDQVDCKDALRMIFKAVRELHSLGFAHQDLHPRNFFIDSRHKIYLADFDNKRKLIEGKEELINSDLEDLSRLLLYVLTRGRKPFQKVSTEDLPADSPDYEEALDLVKSLKSPDERGLEGLSSHPYFWSKKRRFNFLKSIWNEIKGHSQPDREAVFQATGAGGTFPYPSWTKQIDRFVLKTMRRPPNMKKSFVYTDDVTSLLRLIRNLDEHPDISISQKIGDYAEYFLKVFPALTIYAYNSLRQNSEYRHLVDIQEGSP from the exons ATGAAGCCCCCAGCTCAGAGCCCCCAGGAGGCATCAGCTGCCAGCACGGAGGCAGCAGAAGACCTTGCCCTGGAGTTACACACTGCTCTGAGGAACAGGAACTGGGAAAatgtgctggagctgctggagaaaggGGCAGAGGTGAACTCCAGAGGAGAAGCTGGTTGGACCCCGCTGCAGAGCTCCGTGAAATCTGGGAATCGGGAGCTGGTCCAGCTTCTCCTGGACAGGGGTGCTTGTCCCCATGCCAGGAAGGACAACGGTGGCACTGCATTCATTGAGGCAGCCATGGTGGGAGAGGTGGATGTCATGGAGCTCCTCCTGGGCTACGGGGTAGAGGTGAACGAGCACGATGACAACGGCTTCACGGCTTTCATGGAGGCTGCGTGGTATGGGAAGGAGGAGGCCTTGGAATTCCTGTACAGGAAAGGAGCAGATGTGAACCTGAGGAGGGCAGTTagtgaggagaaggagaaactGCACAAAGGAGGAGCCACAGCACTGATGGATGCCTGTAAGAAGGGCCACTTCTCAGTTGTAAAAACTCTAGTTGAAGAGATGGGGGCTGACATAAACCTGCGTGACAACAGAGACAGGAACGCCTTGATCCATGCCCTCAAGGAGGATCCCGACAAGGAGAAGGAGTCTGCTATCTCCATAAGCCATTTCCTGCTGGAACACGGGGTGGATGTGAAAAGTAAAGATGAGTGGGGGCAAACAGCCCTCATCCTAGCTGTTGGATGGCAGAGCTTGGATTTGGTGGAAGCTTTACTGGAGAAGGATGAAATAAATATCGATGACGCGGACGAGAAGGGCAACACGGCGCTGATGGTGGCTGTGGAGAAAAATCATTACCGGATAGCAAAGCTGCTGTGTGAAAGAGGAGCCAGGACTGACATTGGGAACCTCATTGAAGTGGCAGACAGGAAACGTGCTCCTGGCATGGTGAGACTCCTTTGCCAGCACGAGGCCAGGTTTGTCCCCCAAACCCTCGTCAGCTGGGAGCCAAAGAGCGAGcgctggaggcagcagctgaaggaactCTACAGAATGTATCGTCCCATGGTTGGCAAGCTGAAGATATTTCAGTACATCAAGCAGAGGATTCAGAACACTTCCCAGGGTGCCATCTACCTGGGGCTCCACGATGGGACGGAGGTGGCAGTAAGAGTAAGCTGCAGTACAGACTGTGAAGGAGATAAAATCTTCTTTGAGAAGTGTCGTGgctctgagcatctcctggAGCTCTTCCAGTCTGAGAAGGACAGAGGCTGCATGTACTTGTGCTTCCCTCTCTGGGAGAGGAACCTTGAAGAACATCTGCAGGAGCAAGGAGACCAAGTGGATTGCAAAGATGCTCTGAGGATGATCTTCAAGGCAGTGAGAGAACTGCACTCCCTTGGATTTGCTCACCAGGATCTGCATCCCAGAAACTTTTTCATAG ATTCGCGTCACAAAATTTACTTGGCGGACTTTGATAATAAAAGAAAGTTGATTGAAGGCAAGGAAGAGCTTATAAACTCTGATTTAGAG GACCTCAGCAGGCTCCTGCTGTATGTTTTAACACGAGGGAGGAAACCATTTCAGAAAGTCAGTACTGAGGATCTGCCTGCTGATTCCCCAGATTACGAGGAGGCTCTGGACCTTGTAAAGAGCCTGAAGTCCCCCGATGAGCGAGGCTTGGAAGGCCTGAGCAGCCATCCCTATTTCTGGAGTAAGAAGAG AAGGTTCAACTTCCTGAAGAGTATATGGAATGAAATCAAAGGGCACAGCCAGCCAGACAGAGAAGCTGTCTTTCAGGCCACTGGTGCTGGTGGAACTTTTCCTTACCCTTCGTGGACCAAGCAG ATTGACAGATTTGTTCTGAAGACCATGAGACGTCCTCCTAATATGAAAAAGTCATTCGTGTATACAGATGATGTCACGAGCCTACTGAGGCTCATCAGAAACCTGGATGAACACCCAGATATCAG